CTAGGGAACTGGCAATTTACCATTAACGTCCGACCACCTCCTTCTCAGCCCGACTGACAGCATCACCAGAATTATCACCACCAAAACACCAATAACAGCAAACACTGCTAGAAATTTGGGATCTTGGAGCAGATTTTCAGAACctagaaggaaaacaaaacaggggttataaaacttaaataaaacaattattacAGTCAGaggaaaaataacaataaaaggcTAGGGAGCTTGAATAGGGACCAGCATCAGTAAAAAGGATTATACAGACCAAGAAACACAGCAACAAAAGGATATTAGAAAGAGCAAGAGCAAGCTAGAATATTGCAAAATATTGCTAAAACAGTCATAAAAGTTTTTTCTTACACGAGCAAAGGAACAGTAAAGGATTCAATTATTAAAGGATGAATAATTTACTTAATTATTTTTCCCCATTCTCTATTCTACCCCCTAATTTGTAACAGTATGCTTGAGGATGAGGATGGAGGATTTTAAGCAGGGTTAGATTGGGCTTGACTCACCAGGCTGAGGGGCAGCCCCCAGGCCACAGCGCGAGGAGGCCTGGACCCCTGCAGACGGAGGAGGTAGCCCAGGGGGAGCTCCTCAGGTGGACAGGGGGtagaggagggatgcagaaagcCGAGCATGAAGAAGAAAGAGGGGCCCGCTGCGGTATGTCTGGACTTTCAGGAAGTGACATCACAGGTGTTTGAGTAGTAGTGATGGAGACCTTGGTTGCTGTCATCCCTCCCAAGGACATTCACTTATAAACACATTCGTTTTTAGTCATTTTAGTCAACTATTGATTTTGTTCTGTCCTTTTACTCCAAATGCTGTTTGACTTTGAGAGCCCATCTTCCTGGAAGCTGCTTCAAGGCCTGTGTCTGCACCACAAGTATGGCCTGGCATCAGAGCAGCCTGCTAAGATCCCCCTGGTTGCAAGAAGAATTGATATCGCCAGCCCAGTTctattacatgtacagtatatttctacaCATATGTTGTTGCatagaaatataaatatcaGACACAGAAGAGAAGCTGGGATCTATCCTTTTCTTTCATGTTACAGGCCAAAGGTAAACACCCCGTatggattgtgtaaactctaaGGTTTATGTAACTCAGCTGGACGACAGGAGGTACACATGTACTGAATATACTGGAGAGCATGAAAACACTTATACAGATGAAGCCTGAACAATGATCTCATCTCTTTTTCTAATCGGTTCCTCTTACTGAGGGTCACAGTGGTAACAGGCTGAGCAGGGCTGAGCGGGGCCGAGCAGGGCAGGCCAGACTTCCTTTCCCCAACAGTTTCCAGCTCTTCCTGGGGGATTCCCAGGTGCCCCGAGGCCGGCTGAGACACAATCCCTCCAGTGTGTCCTGGATCTGCCTTGGGGTCTCCCCACCAGCAGGAGCCACTCAGGGGGCAACCTCACCAGATGCCTGAGCCACCTCAACCGCGACTCTTCTCCAGTTACCCCCCGGACTGCCGAGCTCCTCACCCCGTCACGGAGAGTCGGCACACCCCGTCACGGAGAGTCGGCCCAGCAGCCCGAGGGAGCGGCCGCGATGCCAGTCTGGAGAGGGGCATGAACGGGACTAGACCGGGCCAATGGAAACGGGCTGAAGAGTGACAATACTGCTTAACCAAGCTCTGTACAATCCACCGAGAGGCTGGCGTCTTCAGCACAGAACAACAGTAAACTGTAGTGTACTTACCTGTGTCTTTGCCGCTGATCCTTTtctcaaaatctgaaaaaacacgGAGGGGAACAATATTATGTTTAGTTACAGTGCAAGAtgtaagctactgtatctcagtCAAATGGAAATCACACCAACAGAGGGTCTTCAAGAAAGGACAGCTCATTTCTGTCATCATTTTTACAAATCACAtttaggattttttaaaatagtttgatACAGCTGCCATTATCTCCAGATCAGTTTGGGGGAGGGAAGGGAAGTTTATGGACCTCTTTTCCACTAGCCACTGGTAGGTACACCTCATCTGGGCCATCTAGCTAGGGAGCATGTAAAGATGGGTCTTCTTCTCCAGGTATGGCTCTACTAGGCCCATACTGTATCCAAATCAGTCTCTTCTAACACCTCAGACCTCACTGAAACCATCAGTTACTCATCATGACTGCAATCAGACATTTCTAGCATCCATTTCTCACTCAATACAATGCGACATTCTAATTTGCATACAGTTTCCACCCACCAGTCTATCCAGTATATCTTATTATATACTGACTACCAACACCACCAGAGATTTTAGTTTAGTAACATGTTTCAGGCCCAAAACTAAACAAAGGTTGAAACAGATTGATAAAAGAAATCTAAATGAGCTCCAATCAGAAAAcacaaactaaaactaaaagcaactaaaccaaaaaaaagttcaattgaTTTACTTCCATGCTTTCAgccatttgtattgtatttgtatttaaaataccaatatcaATGACTAAAATGTAGAATTgttaaatttgaaaagaaaggCTTCATGACAGCAGCTTGAAATACACAGAACATGAAGTaattaaaactggaaaaagagACCAGCTGAACTTTGGACTAACTCTAATGActagaaaaacaatgtttagtccaaaacaaaatgttcgTGGGTGCGTATACAACACACGGTGGTCCTTCctgaaaagaaacatgtttacaggGATTAGTAAGCTTCTGCTTACTGGATCACGCTTGTAAAGGAAATTACTAACTAAATGTGGCTTGTTGTGAAcaatagtattatttattttttaaggccTTTCTTGAAAGATCTGTAACTACTATCTATCTATTCCTACATTCAAAAACCTGAATTATGACAATTGTGATCCTTTATTTCTAAAACAGTAGCAAAACAAACTCACATGGGCTTCCAAAGTCACTCAGTCTCTCTGAATCTGAAAAAGGGGAATAGGAACAAACTTCAAGGATTGGATATGATACAAATCCGTGCAATATCTCTGCTGGATCACTGAAAAAGCAATCATCTCTACATGTTTTCCAGGATGTGGGAAGGGCACATAGAGTTTCCTTCAGACCTCTTGTCTGAAGACAAAGTTCAGAGTGATTATTTTTAAGCTTCCCAGATACCCTGATAAACAGCTTTCTATCTTTCTATCTCCCATACTTtcatttcacaagaatcagGAAATAACTTGTGCTGGCAAGTATCAGTTTACTTTGGCACAGAATGCAAAGGAGGTCCTTAAAGCTTTAGGGCTTTTGTTGTGTCAAAACAGAGCACAATCTGCTGTTCTGCATTttagttcatactgtacatggtgtcatgtgttttctttcttgtggtTGTGCAAGTGGATAGCAACAAGCCTACAGTTCCTCTTTTTATGAACTTGTATGTGCACTTATTGTACATAATTTGAATTTCTTGCACTCTCTTTTGTATGTTTGCTTTGTTGGAATTTTTTTAAGGTGCTGTTACTGCTGTTATAGGGAACTGAGATCTTACCGAATATACGTTGTCATCCAGATTGTCAACAGACTCCTTGCATTTCCTCTTTTTCGGTTTGAAGATCTGCACGGctccttgcgaaagtattcacccccttccaatgaTGTCTTGTTTTGAAGGGGGTGAGTCCTTTTGCAAGGTGCCTGTATTTTTACAAGGGCATGTCCTTCACAACGATTTAGTGtgctaaaatgcttttttagtGACTAACGGGAAGAGAATGTCTTGTGGTTCTGTCCTACAACCACTACTGTAGGTCCAAGTATAGATCCGACTGATTCCCACACATTGCATCTTTTGAGAGAAGTTAATCTTCACACAGGAGGGACGATTAACACATGACCTCATTAGGGTCACAGATTCAGCGGGGTCGAGGGATGTGTGTGGCTGCAGAGTCTTAGAGGCAGCTCTTTATGCGTGAGATCTCCAACAGATCTCAGGGCTCTCTTACCTGCCACAGTGACCGCTACCGTGTTGATATTGATTTCCTTGCTGATGTACTGCACTTTGTAAATGCCCTGATGTGCTGGTGTGACTCTTTTCAGCACCAGGCATCCTTTCTTCAGTAAGAAGTCCTCGGGGACAAGAACCTCACTGTGGTTTAGCAGAGTTCGGGGGGGCTGATGTCCCCCCGGGGGGAAAAACAGCACCTTCACTGGCGTATCAGTGTAGAAGCGGATAATGAGGACAGCTCCAGTCTGCAGGGTGATGTGTTCTTTGTGATCTAGGAGGGGATTGCAAGGATGTATACATTTGTAGTCATTTGTTCTGTTagcaaatacatactgtacacagatgCTTTACATAAAGGTGTAAACGTGATTGCAGCCATTGGAATAAAATTCTATCTTAAAACACCTGAGGATCATTTCTAAAGAAGCCGGTGGGAATAATTTATTCCACtgattttcaaaaacagaactcgaacaataaaaacattaattttaacattCCTGGTAAAACTAATCTCAAATAGTTTAGCATCTGCATGGAGGGATGGAAATCATACTTTTTGTAGAGGCCAGCTTCCTTACCTTTTACTGTCAGTGACACATGGCTGAGGAGCACATTTCTCTCCCTGTGGAGCACTTCGAATTTCCCATGGTATTCTGGTGTTAAGCCATGTAACACCAGACCTTCCCCCTTAAAGGATATCGCATGGTTGTACTCATCGTGGCAGTCTGCTATTCCATTCTCTAGAGTACACAGTTCGAAAGAATCCCCGTTTCTAGAAGGATGGAACAGCATCACCACTTTCTCCCTCGTGTACACAGGGATAGTCAGACTGCCTCCAGCTGGCAGAGTATGGTGCTCTCTGTACTCTGAGAGAAAACAGGAAAGGCTCAGCGATCACCGGACATTTTCCAGCTGCTGCTGAAACATACAGAGTTCTGTCAATTGGGTTGATGTTCAGAATGATGATGGAAAGCTCTCCGAATTTTCTCAGCATCTAAATCATCATCAAGTAAGCGCTCATTGTGCTTTATTCACATTTTCCACATTAGTCAAGAAAAACTCCCTTTGCCTTTCCTTTCCAAAACCGTTCAGCAACAATGTTTAAAAAGGTACAATTAAACCATGGAAGTGTTTTTTCCAGtagctataaaaataaaactacatgtatttattatttatgtatttacaaAGGTAAAAAAATCCAATCTGGTAATCTATTATAAgatgtaaaattatttaattttaagttctaaatgtaaaggctggcacagtgacacagtggttaacattactggctcaccctgcgctctgacccccagcttctctccctgcctgtgtgtctcatggagagcgagctggggtatgtgaaaagacaaactcttcatgcaagaaaattgtatatggccagtaaagtgatctgatcttatactCTGAGTGCAGAGTCTGTGCCAGTTTATGCCAAACTGTTGGCATGTGTCTGAGTGAATGGTTTTAATCAGCCTCAAGGGTGCCCATGTTTGTTTTATAGGTACTAGCAATCACTTACCTTTCACATTGGCTGACACAATATTGATGACATGCCCCAGAGTGTTCCGCACGATGTACTGACCCTGATCAGCTGGCGTGATCTTTGGCACTAGCAGTGAGCCATCTTGCACAGTGGCACGCTGTTGGTATTTGTCAATACAGTTTATGTTGTTATTCTGAAGCTGACATACTTGGATAGAGTCTCCCTCTCCttcaggatcaaacagcacagaCAGTGGCTCACTGgagtacagagacacagagagtgTGTCTCCTGACTCCAGAGTTACTGCTTCTTCATATCCTGAGAGGAGGTACAATAAAGCCAGCATTATGGATGTGTCATGGCATATAGAAAACAATACATatacaaattttaattttaaatatttaagtgcATTCAAATAAACTACATATGAATCTACATTAAAGATATGCTGCATTTTAACAGTGCCGGATCCATTGAACCTGAGACCGTATGCAAAACAAAACTATATCGACTTTGTGGAAGTTGGGCAAAAGCAAATTCTTCTTTGCCAAGTTGAAGCATAGATATAGTAAACATGAGTACTGATGTTCACAACTGACAAATTTCATATTACACAAATTACACAAGTTTACTAAATTTTTCACCATATCCTTGTAATTGTATACAAGCACAAATCTTCTAAAACCAATTTGTAATCAAATAATGTGAAAACACTGTATATAGGAAAACCCTGGGctgccattttatttatttatttatttaataataataataataataataataataattattattattattattaataatgcctGCAGTCTATTAGAACTGAATGAAGATCAATTTTACACTAATGTGTAatgtgtaatgtactgtaatgttaaTGGTAATGTACATCACATGACAGGATCAAATAAGATACAATAAACCTTGAAACTTGGCCGCTTTTAACTGAGAAAGCTCTCAAAACAAATAATGCCTTACAGTATTCTACAACAGCAGTACATGCAGATATACAGGGTTAGTCAAACTGTTGTCGTCAAGTATAAATGCCAATTAATTTActtaagttttgttttctcctccaCAGTTGGTGAAGGACTGTAAGGTGACTGTTAGAAACTTTGATATTTATGCTTTCgtttgaaaccttttttgttACAGTAACCCATAAGAttaatttgtaataaactgCCAACATTGTGGACAGCATTTTGACTAACCCTGTACTATGATGTCCTGTAATAGCAGAAGTGATCTAAACTAAAACATATAATGCAGAGATGACAAAGGATTGGCTTGTACAGAAACAACGGCTCCATTGTACTTGATGTCACATGCCTCTGCTATGGCACCTTACACTTGGAAAAGGTCTTTCCATGTATGGACATTATATTGTAGCACTCTGGGGTTGACATGTGTATGCACCCTCACCACTGCCACCTCAGGTCAGTCCCCTACTatcagggacttgaacccaggcctccagcatcactcaacagggacccagcctcttgagccaaagggaaaccCCCTGTCAGCCCAGCAGCTGCgatccctgctattcacagggaagggcggtgacgtcaccgcgctggtaagccggctctcacaacctgcaatggtggccgtatgtgTTACACTATTTATGTGTCCTCACCTGACACGTTCAAGTGAACTTCCTGAAGCAGCTCATTATGAAGATCTCTTCTTACAAAGCACTTATAGGTATTTGTGTCAGAGATCTGAGCATCTTGGATGGTCAGGCTGTAATTGCTCGAAATGAGTTTGTCTCTTGACGTCTTAACTCTCTTCTCAAAGCCAGGGCCAGGTGCAGCCGTACCCCCGCAGAAGGTCAACACATTCTGGTCTTCTGCGTTTTGCCAAATGATGCAGAGCTGGTCTTCAGCAAACTGTGTGTCTACTGTTACATTGCAGAATAGAGTGACTTCATCCCCAAGTTTCACTGATACGGTCTCAGCATCCACAGAAACTATACAGGTAAAAGGAACACAACGCAAGACAGAGAGATTGAAGAAAACTACATCTGTTTTTACCCCGGTGTTGAGTTGGTTTAAGAAGGGAAATCTTTTATATCAATATACAGTgaatatttgctttaaattcatcccttcattttctaactgcttcatccaattcagggttgcagaggAGCCAGAACCCATCCCAGCAAGAAACAGACATAAGGCAAAAtacgccctggatgggacacttgtccatcactgggcacaaacagacactcacacactcactcagaAAGCGAACATGTAACTGTGAGCGAGTTGACATTCCTGCAACTGTGTAGCTGAGGTGTCCCTGTGCAGTTTCTGTAGGAAGTAGCCATTTTGGCTCAAACAAGGGGAGTCACAGAGCCAAAATGGCTAATTCCACTGGAGACCTCCCAGGGGCACCACAGCTGTGAGTCCCCTCAAGAAAGTCGACtccctcacatacagtacactgcatttttttgttttgttgtcaaCATTTGAGTAAAATTCTACACTACATTAGCTGAAATTTAACAAACAGGAAGATTCATGCCGATCTCTGTAGGATCCTGTGTCAATACCCATGGGTCACCAGCTCTACCTGGACAAGCTGCACTTAGCTGGAACTAAGTGAACTCCAATATTTTGgtgattttaaaacacaacaacTCTCCATTATTTAAATGCTGCTGTTCCAGTTCTTTATGACTTTTGTATTAAATTATGAtgttactttaaaggaaaagaaaaaggtaaaaagaaatCAAGTATAGTATGTACTCCATGGATGCTTAA
Above is a genomic segment from Lepisosteus oculatus isolate fLepOcu1 chromosome 1, fLepOcu1.hap2, whole genome shotgun sequence containing:
- the LOC107077045 gene encoding uncharacterized protein isoform X1 yields the protein MICYTVWSLALFLVSVDAETVSVKLGDEVTLFCNVTVDTQFAEDQLCIIWQNAEDQNVLTFCGGTAAPGPGFEKRVKTSRDKLISSNYSLTIQDAQISDTNTYKCFVRRDLHNELLQEVHLNVSGYEEAVTLESGDTLSVSLYSSEPLSVLFDPEGEGDSIQVCQLQNNNINCIDKYQQRATVQDGSLLVPKITPADQGQYIVRNTLGHVINIVSANVKEYREHHTLPAGGSLTIPVYTREKVVMLFHPSRNGDSFELCTLENGIADCHDEYNHAISFKGEGLVLHGLTPEYHGKFEVLHRERNVLLSHVSLTVKDHKEHITLQTGAVLIIRFYTDTPVKVLFFPPGGHQPPRTLLNHSEVLVPEDFLLKKGCLVLKRVTPAHQGIYKVQYISKEININTVAVTVADSERLSDFGSPYFEKRISGKDTGSENLLQDPKFLAVFAVIGVLVVIILVMLSVGLRRRWSDVNGKLPVP
- the LOC107077045 gene encoding uncharacterized protein isoform X2, with the translated sequence MICYTVWSLALFLVSVDAETVSVKLGDEVTLFCNVTVDTQFAEDQLCIIWQNAEDQNVLTFCGGYEEAVTLESGDTLSVSLYSSEPLSVLFDPEGEGDSIQVCQLQNNNINCIDKYQQRATVQDGSLLVPKITPADQGQYIVRNTLGHVINIVSANVKEYREHHTLPAGGSLTIPVYTREKVVMLFHPSRNGDSFELCTLENGIADCHDEYNHAISFKGEGLVLHGLTPEYHGKFEVLHRERNVLLSHVSLTVKDHKEHITLQTGAVLIIRFYTDTPVKVLFFPPGGHQPPRTLLNHSEVLVPEDFLLKKGCLVLKRVTPAHQGIYKVQYISKEININTVAVTVADSERLSDFGSPYFEKRISGKDTGSENLLQDPKFLAVFAVIGVLVVIILVMLSVGLRRRWSDVNGKLPVP